One Bacilli bacterium genomic window carries:
- a CDS encoding YqhV family protein, with protein MINKLVLSMAMLRIFSGSLELLAAIFMLKLNQIDKALLVNSGLALVGPLVLVSTTSIGLVGIADKISFGRFVWILVGVSCIFFGIFKK; from the coding sequence GTGATCAACAAGCTCGTGTTGAGCATGGCGATGCTGCGGATTTTTTCCGGAAGCCTGGAACTGTTGGCGGCCATTTTCATGTTGAAGTTGAACCAAATCGACAAGGCGCTGCTGGTTAACTCGGGACTGGCATTGGTCGGCCCTTTGGTGCTCGTTTCGACCACTTCCATCGGGCTGGTCGGGATTGCCGACAAAATATCCTTCGGGCGGTTTGTATGGATCCTGGTCGGCGTAAGCTGCATTTTCTT